The window CTCACCGGCACCATCGTCGAGGCGACCGTGGCGCTGCGGCCGATCGAGACCAGTCGCATCACCGTCGACACCGACCGGGCGCCCGACCTCGACAGCCTGCTCGCCCAGCTGGCCGAGGGCGAGGAGCGCTACCGCTACTCGGTCGCCTGGATCGACCTGCTGGCCCGGGGCCGCAACCTCGGCCGCTCGGTGCTCTACCAGGGTGAGTTCGCCACGGTGGAGCAGTTCGCGGCCGACGGAGGCAAGGGCGACCCGCTGGCTTTCGACCCGCCGAAGCTGCTCCCCGCTCCCCCGGCGCCGTCGGGCCTGCTCAACCGCTTCACGATCCGGGCCTTCAACGAGCTGTGGTTCCGCAAGGAACCCAAGCGCCGCCGCGACGAGCTCCAGACCGTCACCAAGTTCTTCTACCCGCTCGACATGATCGACCGCTGGAACCGCCTCTACGGCTCCAAGGGCTTCCTGCAGTGGCAGTGCCTGGTGCCGTTCGGCGAGGAGGACCTGCTGCGGTCGGTGGTCGAGTCGATCTCGGGCAGCCGCACCGCCAGCTTCCTGGCCGTGCTGAAGCGCTTCGGCCCGGCCAACCCGGGCCCGCTGTCGTTCCCGGCGTCAGGGTGGACGGTGAACCTCGACATCCCCGCCGGCGACGGCGCTCTGGTCGAGCTGTTGGCCCGGCTCGACCGC is drawn from Acidimicrobiales bacterium and contains these coding sequences:
- a CDS encoding FAD-binding oxidoreductase, which codes for MDDDLELVTGWGRNPVTASRVARPTSPDELTKAPLDAGPRGVVARGLGRAYGDAAMNAGGLVVDATGVSGVLDLDPASGIVRVLAGTSLDDLMRVTIPQGWFLPVTPGTKFVTVGGAIASDVHGKDHHAAGTFGTHVRSLVLGLSDGSTRVLTPESTPEEFWATCGGMGLTGTIVEATVALRPIETSRITVDTDRAPDLDSLLAQLAEGEERYRYSVAWIDLLARGRNLGRSVLYQGEFATVEQFAADGGKGDPLAFDPPKLLPAPPAPSGLLNRFTIRAFNELWFRKEPKRRRDELQTVTKFFYPLDMIDRWNRLYGSKGFLQWQCLVPFGEEDLLRSVVESISGSRTASFLAVLKRFGPANPGPLSFPASGWTVNLDIPAGDGALVELLARLDREIAGCGGRVYLAKDSVLHPELVPKMYPRLDEWRAVRNRLDPERHFVSDLARRLHLLG